Proteins from one Plasmodium relictum strain SGS1 genome assembly, chromosome: 10 genomic window:
- a CDS encoding phosphomethylpyrimidine kinase, putative yields the protein MMEVTKILSIAGSDSCGGAGMQADIKTATSLGCHCCTVFVVLTSQNTKEVKSIIEIEENFIIEQLDSIFEDTEINVVKLGVLYSKKIISLVHNYIKNINSKRERKLLVVFDPVFVSSSGCKLAEDMDYVKFALDMICPISTIITPNFYECKLILEVLNCDIDFTNINSIELCKLFAEKLNINACLLKSCNIDKNCIEENKLYAVDHLCIRKNKNEIEDISKKDIININKKGIYIYDIYKLITKRTPDADIHGTGCTLSTAISCFLSKKYDLLYSCIESKKYICNCIKYAYNFGSKSKGLNHLKASQELLNFNDFEVIKVAQNIS from the coding sequence atgatgGAAGTTACTAAGATTTTAAGCATAGCAGGAAGTGATAGCTGTGGAGGAGCAGGTATGCAAGCTGATATAAAAACAGCAACAAGTTTAGGATGCCATTGCTGTACTGTATTTGTTGTTTTAACTTCTCAGAATACTAAAGAAGTTAAATCAATTAtagaaatagaagaaaatttcattattGAACAGCTGGATAGTATTTTTGAAGATACTGAAATTAATGTTGTTAAATTAGGAGTTTTGTATTCTAAAAAGATTATATCATTAGTTcataattacataaaaaatataaacagtAAGAGAGAAAGGAAATTATTAGTAGTGTTTGATCCTGTTTTTGTGTCTAGCTCAGGTTGCAAGTTAGCAGAAGATATGGATTATGTAAAATTTGCTTTGGACATGATTTGCCCTATAAGTACAATAATTACTCCTAATTTTTATGAATGCAAATTAATTCTTGAAGTATTAAACTGCGATATTGATTTTACAAATATAAATTCAATAGAATTATGCAAATTATTTgctgaaaaattaaatataaatgcgTGTTTACTTAAAAGTTGTAATATTGATAAAAACTGtattgaagaaaataaattatatgcaGTTGATCACTTAtgtataagaaaaaataagaatgaaATTGAGgatataagtaaaaaagatatcataaatataaataaaaagggtatatatatttatgatatttataaattaataacaaAAAGAACACCAGATGCTGATATTCACGGTACAGGTTGTACCTTGTCAACAGCCATTTCATgctttttatcaaaaaagtACGATTTACTTTATTCTTGTATTGAAtcaaagaaatatatatgtaactGCATTAAATATGCTTACAATTTTGGAAGTAAAAGTAAAGgattaaatcatttaaaagCTTCACAGGAATTACTAAATTTTAATGACTTTGAAGTAATCAAAGTTGCTCAAAATATATCATga
- a CDS encoding bis(5'-nucleosyl)-tetraphosphatase [asymmetrical], putative, producing MRDVIRAFGILIYRIINKNAKNDFNRNSKIEFLFLRASYGNRHWTPPKGLHEENENGLDTAIRETFEETGLEKNKYKLLNFEKTLIYNVKDKPKETTYYLALLLNNDENIKLSNEHTDFKWVQSSESEAYSLPDSLLELMKNAEEYIRKIGK from the exons ATGAg AGATGTTATAAGAGCCTTTggaatattaatatatagaaTTATAAATAAGAATGCTAAAAATGATTTCAATAGAAATTCAAaaattgaatttttatttttaagagCATCATATGGTAATAGACATTGGACACCTCCAAAAG GATTACATGAAGAGAACGAAAATGGATTAGATACAGCTATACGAGAAACATTCGAAGAAACTGGTttagagaaaaataaatataaattactgaattttgaaaaa aCGTTAATATACAATGTTAAAGATAAGCCAAAAGAAACCACATACTATTTAGCTCTTTTGTTAAATAACGacgaaaatattaaattatcaaaTGAGCACACTGATTTTaa atGGGTACAGAGTAGTGAATCAGAAGCATATTCTCTCCCTGATTCCTTATTAGAATTGATGAAAAATGCAGAAgaatatataagaaaaataggaaaataa
- the LSM2 gene encoding U6 snRNA-associated Sm-like protein LSm2, putative, with protein MLFFTFFQQLAEKNRHVTVELKNDLQISGVLHSVDQYLNIKLTNVSVNNPEKYPHLLSIKSCFVRGSVVRYVFLPSNEIDIEKLHHMCRQEAKMISEKDKERR; from the exons atg cttttttttacattttttcaACAATTAGCTGAAAAAAATCGTCATGTAACagttgaattaaaaaatgactTACAAATATCAGGTGTATTACATTCAGTAGatcaatatttaaatattaaattaacaAATGTATCAGTAAATAATCCAGAGAAATACCCTCACTTA ttatcTATAAAATCATGCTTTGTAAGAGGTTCAGTTGTAAGATATGTTTTTTTACCATCCAATGAAATTGACATTGAAAAGTTGCATCATATGTGTAGACAAGAAGCAAAAATGATATCTGAAAAAGACAAAGaaagaagatga